A window of Cohnella herbarum contains these coding sequences:
- a CDS encoding ParB/RepB/Spo0J family partition protein: MDIIQIPTHLIDEDKEQPRYQFDEEALQELMDSIGELGLLSPIKVRTTNDGRYKIIYGNRRYKACSALKLPTIPCIVSNVTDEMEIYLEQIAENLTRQGFSPIEEAEAFNKLLNDPKFSSSIKYLSSKLGKPENYIKNKLDLLKFSNAVRSLIVYGTEIKKGKLTEDQLMPLKDLSMEYRDSLALIMAEDEMSVPDVKRIARLFKDKEVSDGTKGKLLFKTGPQLLETWSSFEQTKKERAKNAELKEEASADNLTATISGSSSSVHAPLTGQTSGEERTADSAGRERARAAHEEARSAAASAISEVFSDSSAEQDQAPDSYIESLLNLLLATLPAPSALSAKDLPMLEGVERKQFVQDVDTLIGDLEKHLTEWRSVKDMLTVRN; the protein is encoded by the coding sequence ATGGACATTATTCAAATTCCTACGCATCTAATCGATGAAGATAAAGAACAACCGAGATATCAGTTCGACGAGGAGGCTCTTCAAGAACTAATGGACAGCATCGGGGAGCTCGGTTTACTGTCCCCGATTAAAGTCAGAACGACGAATGACGGCCGTTATAAGATTATTTACGGGAATCGACGCTATAAGGCTTGCTCCGCTCTTAAGCTTCCAACGATACCTTGCATTGTTTCCAACGTTACGGACGAGATGGAAATTTACCTGGAGCAAATCGCGGAAAATCTTACCCGACAAGGTTTCTCGCCGATCGAAGAAGCGGAGGCTTTCAACAAGCTGTTGAACGATCCGAAATTCAGCAGCTCCATCAAATACTTGTCCAGTAAACTCGGCAAACCCGAAAATTACATCAAGAACAAATTGGATCTGCTCAAGTTCAGCAACGCCGTAAGATCGCTGATCGTATACGGCACGGAAATCAAAAAAGGCAAACTAACCGAGGATCAACTGATGCCCCTCAAGGATCTATCGATGGAGTATCGCGATTCGCTCGCCTTAATCATGGCCGAAGACGAAATGTCCGTGCCCGACGTTAAACGGATCGCTCGCTTGTTCAAAGACAAGGAGGTCTCGGACGGCACGAAAGGCAAGCTGCTGTTCAAGACGGGACCGCAGTTGCTCGAAACCTGGTCATCGTTCGAGCAGACCAAGAAGGAACGTGCCAAGAACGCCGAGCTTAAAGAAGAAGCTTCCGCCGATAACCTGACCGCAACGATATCCGGCTCGTCCTCTTCCGTCCACGCTCCGCTTACCGGACAGACAAGCGGCGAAGAGAGGACAGCGGACTCGGCGGGTCGGGAAAGGGCAAGAGCGGCGCACGAGGAAGCTCGTTCCGCCGCGGCATCCGCTATATCCGAAGTTTTCTCCGATTCTTCCGCGGAACAGGACCAAGCTCCCGATAGCTATATCGAAAGTTTGTTGAACCTGTTGCTCGCGACGCTCCCTGCGCCTAGCGCACTTTCCGCTAAAGATCTGCCCATGCTTGAAGGCGTCGAACGGAAACAGTTCGTACAGGACGTCGACACGCTCATCGGCGATCTGGAGAAGCATCTGACGGAATGGCGCTCCGTTAAGGACATGCTGACGGTAAGAAACTAG
- a CDS encoding TRAP transporter small permease: MKAVLKAIDGLNKLVGYVVGLMLGVMSIIIVVQVFCRFVIDYPLTWSEEAARYLMVYTVFLGASLALRNHRMIAIEIISESVKPKVRKVLRIIVALISIVFFLILLVKGVDMLEIVSRQTSASLGFSMDIPYMAIPIGAALMLINSIANIIDYLTHEDIDTSEVSEALKAGGQV; this comes from the coding sequence ATGAAAGCAGTATTGAAAGCGATCGATGGCTTAAATAAATTAGTGGGATACGTCGTTGGCTTAATGTTAGGCGTGATGTCCATTATTATCGTCGTTCAAGTATTTTGCCGATTCGTAATCGATTATCCATTGACTTGGTCGGAGGAAGCGGCGCGTTATCTTATGGTATATACGGTGTTCTTGGGTGCTTCCCTGGCGCTGCGCAACCATAGAATGATCGCGATCGAGATCATCTCCGAGAGCGTGAAACCCAAGGTTCGTAAAGTTCTAAGAATCATAGTCGCTTTAATATCTATCGTGTTTTTTCTTATTTTGCTCGTCAAAGGCGTGGACATGCTCGAAATCGTAAGCCGTCAAACCTCGGCTAGTTTGGGCTTCAGTATGGATATTCCGTATATGGCGATTCCGATCGGCGCCGCGTTAATGCTCATAAACTCGATTGCGAACATTATTGACTATCTTACGCATGAAGATATCGATACTTCCGAAGTATCGGAAGCTTTGAAGGCAGGGGGGCAAGTGTAA
- a CDS encoding zinc-dependent alcohol dehydrogenase, producing MKAVYVQDAYEVIVKEVDMPELGDNEVLIKVKAAGICGSDIHTYKGLHPFRKPPVIIGHELSGEVVKVGPAVAKFQPGDRVTVEPQTGCGSCEYCLTGNVNYCEKRGAPGIGSWYGAMAEYFAAPEQTVFKLPDGMDYEQGALVEPFAVGVHAVRKAGIGVGDKVAILGAGPIGLLAMAAAKAAGATTLLVTDVMDYALESAMSMGATHSLNIMNNKEWMQDAKALIGGNFDKVLIAAGVPGIVDQSLALLRKGGRVVTIAMFQGDQTFNIHNLQNQEKEIVGCMTYTREDTITAIDMIAAGAVNEKAIITHRLTPEQAAEGFRLVDKKEDQSLKVLVMFDN from the coding sequence ATGAAAGCGGTATATGTGCAAGATGCTTACGAAGTTATCGTCAAAGAAGTGGACATGCCTGAGTTAGGCGACAATGAAGTGTTGATCAAAGTGAAAGCGGCCGGTATTTGCGGGTCTGATATTCACACTTATAAGGGGCTTCATCCGTTCCGGAAACCACCGGTTATTATCGGACACGAGCTTTCCGGCGAAGTCGTCAAGGTTGGACCCGCCGTCGCGAAGTTCCAACCGGGCGATCGGGTTACGGTTGAACCGCAAACCGGATGCGGCTCTTGCGAGTATTGCTTGACCGGAAACGTAAATTACTGCGAGAAACGGGGCGCTCCGGGAATTGGATCTTGGTACGGGGCGATGGCGGAGTATTTCGCCGCTCCCGAACAGACGGTATTCAAGCTGCCGGACGGAATGGATTACGAGCAAGGCGCGTTAGTCGAGCCGTTTGCCGTCGGTGTCCATGCTGTTCGCAAAGCAGGCATCGGAGTTGGCGACAAGGTTGCGATATTAGGCGCAGGTCCGATCGGGCTGCTTGCCATGGCTGCAGCTAAGGCGGCTGGCGCCACGACGCTGTTGGTCACGGACGTGATGGATTACGCGTTAGAGAGCGCGATGAGCATGGGAGCAACCCATTCGCTCAACATCATGAACAATAAAGAATGGATGCAGGATGCGAAAGCGCTTATCGGGGGCAACTTCGACAAGGTTCTTATCGCGGCGGGAGTCCCGGGAATCGTGGATCAATCGTTGGCGCTGCTTCGCAAAGGCGGACGTGTCGTTACGATCGCGATGTTCCAGGGAGACCAAACTTTCAACATTCATAATCTTCAAAACCAAGAGAAAGAAATCGTGGGCTGCATGACGTATACGCGCGAAGATACGATTACCGCGATCGATATGATCGCCGCGGGCGCCGTGAACGAGAAAGCGATTATTACCCACAGGCTTACGCCCGAGCAAGCCGCGGAAGGATTCCGCTTAGTAGATAAGAAAGAAGACCAGTCGCTTAAAGTGCTAGTCATGTTCGATAACTAA
- a CDS encoding GntR family transcriptional regulator, whose translation MEDSRNPGAALLLKDIAYDQIKERILDERFEPGRFLSERELIELLEMSKTPIKSALTRLEAEGFVTVSSKQGIIINDLAINRIIDIYDLRTALESFNIQSILGKLNEEQSELLLANLRATEEIVKRLDVKAFGKADHEFHLLICRFTGNQEIYRVLLNYQDHLLRITLRHLRKDPNRMVGFLQDHVGIYESLKQGDESCVAKMRDHLQHSKSKLFI comes from the coding sequence ATGGAGGATTCCAGAAACCCAGGAGCAGCACTTTTATTAAAAGACATCGCTTACGACCAAATCAAGGAACGGATTCTTGACGAAAGATTCGAGCCCGGACGGTTCTTATCGGAACGGGAGCTAATCGAGCTGCTGGAGATGAGCAAAACTCCTATCAAATCGGCGCTTACCCGTCTTGAGGCGGAAGGATTCGTAACCGTTTCCTCCAAGCAAGGCATTATAATCAACGATCTGGCTATCAACCGGATTATCGACATTTACGATCTAAGAACCGCGCTGGAATCATTCAACATTCAATCGATTCTAGGGAAGCTGAACGAGGAGCAAAGCGAGCTGCTATTAGCGAATCTTCGGGCGACGGAAGAGATTGTCAAACGCCTCGACGTCAAGGCTTTCGGCAAAGCGGATCATGAATTTCATTTGTTGATCTGCCGCTTTACGGGCAATCAGGAAATCTATCGCGTACTGCTTAATTACCAGGATCATTTGCTTCGCATTACGTTGCGCCATCTGCGGAAAGATCCGAATCGAATGGTAGGCTTCTTGCAGGATCATGTCGGCATATACGAATCGCTGAAGCAAGGCGACGAATCGTGCGTCGCTAAGATGCGAGACCATCTTCAACATTCCAAGAGCAAGCTGTTTATATAG
- a CDS encoding TRAP transporter substrate-binding protein has protein sequence MFKKSIAVTMMIVLLFVSAVACGKNEGNSANPSASSGSTNAGSSDKVVKLRLGHITGETDAWHKGALKFAELVKEKSNGSVEVEIYPSSTLGNDRDLIEGMQLGSVDFALVAGVLSNFYEPYSILELPYLFRDNDHLQKVLYGEVGEKLKQDLLANAQIRGLEFWVRGPRELTASRKIEKVEDLKGLKVRVPEIPASIAAWKAMGASPTPMAFGEVYSSLQTGVIDGQENPIAFMASNKIQEVQKYLMMTNHVYGYVQLTMSDITYQKLSKDQQKAVEEAAKEATTFENELVAKQDVELLEGLKKGGMEVIELDTAPFMEKAKTVHAEFAGKYGQELYDSIVNTK, from the coding sequence ATGTTTAAGAAGTCCATTGCCGTAACCATGATGATCGTTCTATTGTTTGTAAGCGCTGTAGCTTGCGGAAAAAACGAAGGGAATAGCGCGAACCCATCGGCGAGTTCCGGTTCCACCAATGCAGGTAGCTCCGATAAAGTCGTAAAGCTGAGATTAGGACATATTACGGGCGAAACCGATGCATGGCACAAAGGCGCATTAAAGTTTGCCGAGTTAGTTAAAGAAAAATCGAACGGTAGCGTTGAAGTTGAAATCTATCCGAGCTCCACGCTCGGTAACGACCGCGATCTAATCGAAGGCATGCAGCTTGGATCCGTCGATTTCGCCCTCGTAGCGGGCGTGTTGTCTAACTTCTACGAGCCTTACTCCATCCTGGAGCTTCCGTACTTGTTCCGCGACAACGACCACTTGCAGAAAGTGCTCTACGGCGAAGTCGGAGAGAAGTTGAAGCAGGACTTGCTCGCCAACGCGCAAATTCGGGGACTGGAGTTCTGGGTTCGCGGACCTCGCGAGCTGACGGCTAGCCGCAAAATCGAGAAGGTCGAAGATTTGAAAGGCTTGAAAGTCCGCGTTCCGGAAATCCCGGCATCGATCGCCGCTTGGAAAGCGATGGGCGCATCGCCGACTCCGATGGCATTCGGCGAAGTATACTCTTCGCTGCAAACGGGCGTAATCGATGGACAAGAAAACCCGATCGCCTTCATGGCAAGCAACAAAATTCAAGAAGTACAGAAGTATCTTATGATGACTAACCACGTCTATGGATACGTACAATTGACGATGAGCGATATCACGTACCAGAAGCTGTCGAAGGATCAACAGAAAGCGGTTGAGGAAGCTGCCAAAGAAGCGACGACGTTCGAGAACGAATTGGTTGCCAAACAAGACGTCGAGCTGTTGGAAGGTTTGAAAAAGGGCGGAATGGAAGTTATCGAGTTGGATACGGCTCCGTTCATGGAGAAAGCGAAAACGGTTCATGCCGAGTTCGCGGGCAAGTACGGACAAGAGCTCTATGACAGCATCGTAAATACGAAGTAA
- a CDS encoding class II aldolase/adducin family protein has translation MNKVDTVRKELQQTGKYMMEYEIAWGNSGNISARTSEDRYLITASGTFLGELDDLDLIECDLAGNSYGTEGRKASKETPMHRAVYEQRPEINAVLHASPFYSTLIAASKIEIPTNWFIETMYYLEKVARVPYYHPGSEALGEGVREKAKSANILLLENHGVLVYDTSIREARMALQTLEMACKMLVVSQSAGIPMTGLPLETEREFIGNAAYKPRRNWNI, from the coding sequence ATGAATAAAGTTGATACCGTTAGAAAAGAACTGCAGCAGACCGGGAAGTACATGATGGAGTATGAAATCGCATGGGGCAATTCCGGGAACATTAGCGCAAGAACGTCCGAGGACCGTTATTTGATTACGGCAAGCGGAACGTTCCTTGGCGAGTTGGATGACTTGGATCTGATCGAATGCGATCTTGCGGGCAATTCTTACGGAACCGAGGGTCGAAAAGCGTCCAAAGAAACGCCGATGCACCGCGCCGTTTATGAACAACGTCCGGAGATTAACGCTGTCTTGCATGCCTCTCCGTTCTACAGTACGTTAATAGCGGCTTCCAAGATCGAGATTCCTACGAACTGGTTTATCGAAACGATGTATTATTTGGAGAAAGTAGCTCGGGTGCCTTATTATCATCCGGGAAGCGAGGCGCTGGGCGAAGGCGTGCGCGAGAAAGCGAAGTCCGCTAATATTCTTCTATTGGAGAACCACGGGGTGCTCGTGTACGACACATCGATCCGGGAAGCCAGAATGGCGCTTCAGACGCTGGAAATGGCTTGTAAGATGTTGGTCGTTTCACAGTCCGCGGGTATTCCGATGACGGGACTGCCTCTTGAAACGGAGCGCGAGTTTATTGGAAATGCGGCCTACAAGCCGAGGAGAAACTGGAACATCTAA
- a CDS encoding four-carbon acid sugar kinase family protein has translation MKKNQLLLAFYGDDFTGSTDAMEALARSGYRTVLFLEAPTQDMLQRFEGIRCVGVAGTSRAKSPAEMTKEIKPIMERLSRLDAPVVHYKTCSTFDSAPEVGSIGEAIRTSRELFPGQKTVSLLVGAPALGRYTLFGQHFARMNGEIFRLDRHPVMSRHPVTPMHEADLRYHLRMQLDEEIGLMNILELEGEPEQVGKRFREKRKEEPAVILFDVLDEARLALSGRLIWEAAEEGERFVVGSSGVEYALTAFWEKAGIASSGHSQPKTASISPSDRILAVSGSASPVSQRQIETAMEQGFHGIRISPVSLADGGSLPQEMLEQAIRLLNSGESVVLYTALGPEDEAISETRKRISDEGIAPSQVGEHIGRQLGRWTKHIMQQSGLRRVVIAGGDTSGFVTSEMGIYGMEMLLPISPGAPLCRVYAQDERMDGIELALKGGQFGGPDYFAKVRDAALE, from the coding sequence ATGAAAAAAAATCAACTTCTGCTCGCGTTCTACGGCGATGATTTTACGGGATCCACCGATGCCATGGAAGCGCTGGCCCGAAGCGGATACCGAACGGTACTGTTCCTTGAAGCACCGACGCAGGATATGCTTCAACGGTTCGAAGGCATTCGGTGCGTGGGCGTTGCGGGGACAAGCAGGGCGAAATCGCCTGCCGAAATGACGAAGGAGATCAAACCGATCATGGAGCGTCTTTCTCGACTCGACGCGCCGGTCGTTCATTATAAAACTTGTTCCACTTTCGACTCGGCGCCGGAAGTAGGCAGTATCGGGGAAGCGATTCGAACGTCCAGGGAGTTGTTCCCGGGTCAGAAGACGGTTTCTTTGCTCGTCGGTGCTCCGGCTCTCGGCAGGTATACGCTCTTCGGACAGCATTTTGCCCGGATGAACGGAGAAATATTCCGCTTGGACCGCCATCCGGTTATGTCTCGCCATCCGGTTACTCCGATGCATGAAGCCGATCTCCGCTATCATCTTAGAATGCAACTCGACGAAGAGATCGGCTTGATGAATATTCTCGAATTGGAAGGCGAGCCTGAACAAGTAGGCAAGCGTTTCCGCGAGAAACGGAAAGAGGAGCCGGCGGTTATACTGTTCGACGTACTGGATGAGGCTAGACTAGCGTTGAGCGGCAGACTTATCTGGGAAGCGGCGGAGGAAGGGGAGCGGTTCGTGGTCGGATCTTCCGGCGTGGAATATGCTCTGACGGCGTTCTGGGAGAAAGCGGGCATCGCATCCTCCGGACATTCGCAACCAAAGACGGCTTCAATCTCGCCGTCCGACCGAATTCTGGCGGTATCTGGCAGCGCATCCCCCGTGAGTCAGCGCCAGATTGAAACCGCTATGGAGCAAGGGTTCCATGGCATCCGGATTTCGCCCGTGTCTCTCGCTGACGGAGGCAGCTTACCGCAGGAAATGTTAGAGCAAGCTATCCGGCTGCTGAACTCCGGGGAAAGCGTCGTGCTCTATACGGCGCTTGGGCCTGAAGACGAAGCGATCTCCGAAACCCGGAAGCGGATTTCCGATGAAGGTATCGCCCCATCGCAAGTGGGAGAGCATATCGGCCGACAGCTTGGACGGTGGACGAAGCATATCATGCAGCAGTCCGGTCTGCGCAGGGTTGTCATTGCAGGCGGAGATACCTCCGGATTCGTGACGAGCGAGATGGGGATTTACGGAATGGAAATGCTACTGCCTATCTCGCCCGGGGCGCCGCTGTGCAGAGTGTATGCGCAGGACGAACGAATGGACGGGATCGAGCTTGCCCTGAAAGGCGGTCAGTTCGGCGGCCCTGATTATTTTGCCAAAGTAAGGGACGCCGCCTTAGAATGA
- a CDS encoding multidrug effflux MFS transporter has protein sequence MNQSQQSLAIGRTGAKKSGLIWLIVLLGSLSAFGPLSLDLYLPALPELADNMNTTSSYAQLSLTACMIGLSVGQLFAGALSDIHGRRLPLLIGLLMYAVASVLCAFSPSIEALVALRFVQGLAGSAGIVISRAVVRDMYSGPELTRFFAMLMLVNGAAPIFSPVVGGQLLKVMPWAGLFIVLAGWGVLTLLAVSFGLPETLPADRRMTGGLRETIATFRRLLRDRSFMGYALAQALVSAAMFAYIAGSPFVLQNIYGVSPQMFSVFFAINGVGIIVAGQLTGRLASRVGEKKLFLAGLLIAAVSGSLLLAMIVASTGLIALLIPLFFVVSSVGIVSATGFSLAMRNHGHTAGSASALLGLLSFLLGGAVAPIVGIAGSTNALPMGIIIAVTDIAAIVCYFVMIRRYEFAKPQTSLEA, from the coding sequence ATGAATCAAAGTCAACAATCGCTCGCGATCGGGAGAACGGGCGCGAAGAAATCCGGTCTAATATGGTTGATCGTCTTGTTAGGGTCGCTCTCGGCTTTCGGTCCGCTATCGCTTGATCTATATTTGCCGGCTTTGCCCGAGCTTGCCGATAATATGAATACAACCTCGTCTTATGCTCAGCTAAGTCTGACGGCGTGCATGATCGGACTGTCGGTCGGACAACTGTTCGCCGGAGCTTTAAGCGATATTCACGGTCGACGGCTGCCGTTGTTGATCGGATTATTGATGTACGCCGTCGCGTCCGTTCTGTGTGCCTTCAGCCCGTCTATCGAAGCGCTCGTCGCTCTTCGGTTCGTTCAAGGTCTGGCCGGTTCCGCCGGTATCGTCATCTCGAGGGCGGTCGTGCGGGATATGTATTCGGGGCCGGAGCTGACGAGGTTCTTCGCCATGCTTATGCTGGTGAACGGGGCGGCTCCCATTTTCTCGCCAGTCGTAGGAGGACAGTTGTTAAAGGTTATGCCATGGGCAGGATTGTTCATTGTTTTGGCGGGATGGGGCGTGCTTACTCTGCTCGCGGTATCGTTCGGTTTGCCGGAAACGCTGCCTGCGGATAGGAGAATGACGGGCGGCCTGAGAGAAACGATCGCGACTTTCCGTCGTCTGCTTCGCGATAGGTCGTTCATGGGATATGCGCTCGCCCAAGCTCTCGTGTCGGCTGCCATGTTCGCGTATATTGCAGGTTCGCCATTCGTTCTGCAAAATATATACGGGGTATCGCCCCAGATGTTCAGCGTTTTCTTCGCGATTAACGGTGTCGGAATCATTGTCGCGGGTCAACTGACGGGGAGATTAGCTAGCCGGGTAGGGGAGAAAAAGCTGTTCCTGGCCGGGCTGCTCATCGCCGCCGTTAGCGGAAGCTTGTTGCTGGCCATGATCGTTGCATCAACCGGGTTAATCGCGCTGCTTATTCCGTTATTCTTCGTTGTATCCAGCGTAGGAATCGTGAGCGCGACCGGATTCTCGCTAGCGATGCGCAATCACGGCCATACGGCGGGAAGCGCATCGGCGCTTCTAGGGTTGTTGTCATTCCTGCTTGGAGGCGCTGTTGCACCGATCGTCGGGATCGCGGGGAGCACGAATGCTTTGCCGATGGGGATTATTATCGCGGTGACGGATATCGCGGCTATCGTTTGTTATTTTGTAATGATACGTAGATATGAATTCGCTAAACCTCAGACATCATTGGAAGCATAG
- a CDS encoding TRAP transporter large permease, whose protein sequence is MGIILFVFLILFFALGVPIAISMGLAAAVAILWDGGTPLIVLVQRSFTSIDSFPLMSIPFFVLAGVLMEYGGISKRLVAFANALTGHFSGGLAIVTVVTSMFFAAISGSSAATTAALGSILIPAMIARGYHRNFTGAVQSVSGELGVIIPPSIPLILYGISTETSIGALFMAGFLPGLLIGASLIATVFIIAKKRKYAKETRKSGKELWKAFKDSFFALLMPVIILGGIYGGYFTPTEAAGVAVAYAFIVGVLIYREIKLPKLMNILTQSVVTTSAIMFILASAGLFGWILTREGIPQDVAQFFIGISDNPYVFLLLVNVFLLVVGMFMETNASIIILAPLLMPVAVTLGIDPVHFGIIMIVNLALGMCTPPLGINLFISAQLAKINLLQITRGMLPFYAVLLITLLLITYVPQITMLIPNWLD, encoded by the coding sequence ATGGGAATCATACTATTTGTATTCCTTATCCTCTTCTTCGCGCTCGGCGTTCCAATAGCGATTTCCATGGGTCTTGCGGCTGCCGTCGCGATCTTGTGGGATGGAGGGACTCCGCTTATCGTTCTCGTGCAACGTTCGTTCACCTCGATTGATTCTTTCCCTCTTATGTCGATTCCATTCTTCGTACTTGCGGGAGTGTTGATGGAATACGGGGGGATATCCAAAAGGCTTGTCGCGTTCGCTAATGCACTGACGGGTCACTTCTCTGGCGGACTCGCTATCGTTACGGTCGTAACGTCGATGTTCTTCGCGGCGATCTCGGGATCCAGCGCGGCCACGACCGCAGCATTAGGGAGTATTCTGATTCCGGCGATGATTGCCAGAGGATATCACAGGAACTTTACGGGAGCCGTTCAATCCGTATCCGGCGAGCTGGGAGTTATTATTCCGCCTAGTATTCCGCTGATTCTATACGGGATATCAACGGAAACCTCGATCGGTGCTCTGTTTATGGCAGGATTTCTGCCGGGTTTGCTCATCGGTGCATCCTTAATCGCTACCGTATTTATTATCGCCAAGAAACGCAAATACGCGAAGGAAACGAGAAAGTCTGGCAAAGAGCTGTGGAAAGCTTTCAAGGATTCGTTCTTCGCTTTGCTAATGCCGGTTATCATTCTTGGGGGAATTTACGGAGGTTACTTTACGCCAACGGAAGCGGCCGGGGTTGCGGTTGCATATGCCTTCATCGTCGGCGTGCTGATCTATCGTGAAATTAAGCTTCCAAAGCTCATGAATATCCTTACCCAGTCCGTCGTCACGACATCGGCTATTATGTTCATTCTAGCGAGTGCGGGATTGTTCGGATGGATTCTAACGCGGGAAGGCATTCCGCAAGACGTCGCGCAGTTCTTCATCGGAATTTCCGATAATCCGTACGTGTTCCTGCTGCTTGTTAACGTGTTTTTGCTCGTAGTCGGAATGTTCATGGAAACGAATGCTTCCATTATTATTTTGGCGCCGTTGCTTATGCCGGTTGCTGTTACGTTAGGCATCGATCCGGTTCACTTCGGGATCATTATGATCGTCAACTTGGCGCTCGGAATGTGTACGCCGCCGCTTGGCATCAATTTGTTCATCTCGGCTCAGTTGGCGAAGATCAATCTTCTGCAGATTACCAGGGGGATGTTGCCGTTCTATGCCGTACTCCTGATAACCCTGCTGTTGATCACCTATGTTCCGCAAATCACGATGCTGATTCCCAACTGGCTGGATTGA
- a CDS encoding ribulose-bisphosphate carboxylase large subunit family protein, with protein sequence MKNDEVLAIYLIETPYPVEKAAETMAGEQSTGTFISVPGETPQLKARHGARVVGIEPLDESESPSLPGVYIPRDMDKPVYRRAVVKLSFPLHNFGPSLPNLLSTVAGNLYELREFSGLRLLDLELPEAFAAKYPGPKFGIQGTRRLAGVFDRPLIGTIVKPSIGLPLEEYGPLVRGLAEAGLDFIKDDELCANPPYAPFEQRVNTVMNEIDKAADRTGKKLMYAFNITGDIDEMKRNHDTVLQAGGTCVMVCVNSIGFAAVSHLRGYTELPIHGHRTQWGAMTRSPLLGMSFTAYQKLCRLAGVDHLHTNGLNSKFAESNDSVVRSILDCLKPMFGGYGAMPVLSSAQWAGSAIPTYRETRTLDVIHLAGGGILAHPGGLAEGVRSMQLGWEAAVREIELAKYAETHSELQEAIRVFGDK encoded by the coding sequence TTGAAAAACGATGAAGTGCTAGCTATCTATCTCATAGAGACGCCTTATCCTGTAGAGAAAGCCGCCGAAACGATGGCGGGTGAGCAATCGACGGGTACGTTCATCTCGGTGCCCGGAGAGACGCCGCAGCTCAAAGCGCGCCACGGTGCGAGAGTGGTTGGAATCGAGCCGCTCGATGAATCGGAATCTCCTTCGCTTCCGGGCGTTTATATCCCGCGCGACATGGATAAACCTGTCTACAGGAGAGCGGTGGTGAAGCTAAGCTTTCCGCTTCATAATTTCGGGCCATCCTTACCGAACCTACTGTCTACCGTCGCCGGAAATTTGTACGAGCTTCGGGAATTCTCGGGGCTGCGCCTTTTAGATTTGGAACTTCCGGAAGCTTTTGCCGCTAAATATCCCGGGCCGAAGTTCGGAATACAAGGAACCCGAAGATTGGCAGGAGTGTTCGATCGTCCGCTGATCGGAACGATCGTCAAGCCAAGTATCGGACTTCCCTTGGAGGAGTACGGACCGCTTGTCCGCGGGCTAGCGGAAGCGGGGCTTGATTTTATCAAGGACGACGAGTTATGCGCGAACCCTCCATACGCTCCTTTCGAACAACGAGTGAATACGGTAATGAACGAAATCGACAAGGCGGCGGATAGAACCGGCAAGAAACTGATGTACGCCTTCAATATCACCGGCGACATCGACGAGATGAAACGAAATCACGATACGGTCCTTCAAGCTGGCGGAACTTGTGTCATGGTATGCGTGAATAGTATTGGATTCGCGGCAGTATCGCATCTTCGCGGTTATACCGAACTGCCAATCCACGGCCACCGCACTCAGTGGGGCGCCATGACGAGAAGCCCTTTGCTGGGAATGAGCTTCACCGCTTATCAGAAGCTTTGCCGACTAGCGGGGGTAGATCATCTCCACACGAACGGATTGAATAGCAAGTTTGCAGAAAGCAACGATTCGGTTGTCCGGTCGATTCTCGATTGTCTCAAGCCGATGTTCGGGGGATACGGGGCGATGCCCGTACTGTCTTCGGCGCAATGGGCTGGAAGCGCGATCCCGACTTATCGGGAGACGCGTACGCTGGATGTGATTCACCTAGCCGGGGGAGGAATACTCGCCCATCCCGGAGGATTAGCCGAAGGCGTTCGAAGCATGCAGTTAGGATGGGAAGCGGCGGTACGGGAGATCGAGTTGGCTAAGTATGCCGAAACCCATTCGGAGCTTCAAGAAGCGATACGCGTATTCGGAGATAAATAG